In the genome of Polaribacter atrinae, one region contains:
- a CDS encoding UvrD-helicase domain-containing protein yields MQNTSSFQVYNASAGSGKTFTLVKEYIKVLLTSDDIFSFQKILAITFTNKAAGEMKERVLSSLEDFADGEENDLLNIIVDEITIDKAIIQERSKKILDAILKNYSAFSITTIDSFTHKIIKNFAFDLGLSLNFEVEMDAVSLLNEAVDVLISKIGTDKKLTNLLIDYSLDKTDDDKSWDISRDLSEFARILLNEDDVQHFRSLADKKLEDFTNLKTKLYHQQKELKDSIKKVGEECLQLIENNDLEHKNFMRGTIPKFFADLSVKSVGIDFIKRSETIKKAIDNNQYYSKSTVDAIAASIDQIVPDIVRLFKDAEVIYQQFSMNKLALKSIIPLAVLNNINSELEQIKEDNNIRLNAEFNQLISDNIKDQPAPFIYERIGQRFQHYFIDEMQDTSVLQWQNLVPLIDNTLAQENSNLLLVGDGKQAIYRWRGGKAEQFIELGSDRVNPFHVSKEIKNLETNFRSYSEVINFNNSFFQHTANFIQNESYKNIFIEGNKQIENAKKGGLVSLTFLEKNEDKELEKVKYPQKVLEKILQLKEQYSLSEICVLTRTRKDGVAVANYLSEKGIDIVSSETLLLKNSAKVTFIVDVLKVLQNPSDEETRFEMLYFLHQHLQIEKPKHVFFNEFAKADNQTILESLKKLDVSFNISAFHQLPFYEKIEEIIRGFNLINSSDAYIQFFLDVVLEQQRNGTDIGEFLEFWELKKERLSIVAPESAGAVQIMTIHKSKGLEFPVVIFPCDVDIYRQIKPKSWLNQLPESYDGFDELLVDYSKSLSIVSERGLDIYNKQREELELDNFNLLYVTLTRAVEQLHVITDKKISSKGEENTNFYSGVFINYLKQQNLWNDNLSEYSFGDENRVSVKKEEGSVAEIHEKFISTPWQEHNIVLLANSSKLWNTEQGKAIDFGNLFHEILSKIITSKDVEKVISIYYQQGVINNEQQSFISKSIFNIVNHPKLELYFSEKVRVFNEREIVDIDNQIIILDRLIFVEDKKVVIIDYKTGNPLSEHHQQLLRYERTLKSMNFTVDKKLLIYINDRIDVVEV; encoded by the coding sequence GTGCAAAATACATCATCCTTTCAGGTTTATAACGCTTCTGCGGGAAGTGGAAAAACCTTTACGCTCGTAAAAGAATATATTAAAGTTTTATTAACTTCTGATGATATTTTTTCGTTTCAGAAAATTTTAGCAATCACGTTTACCAACAAAGCAGCTGGTGAAATGAAAGAGCGTGTATTGTCTAGTTTAGAAGATTTTGCAGATGGTGAGGAAAATGATTTATTGAATATTATTGTTGATGAAATTACGATTGATAAAGCAATTATTCAGGAAAGGAGTAAAAAGATTTTAGATGCAATTTTAAAAAATTACTCTGCTTTTTCTATTACTACAATTGATAGTTTTACGCATAAAATAATTAAAAATTTCGCTTTCGATTTAGGTTTGTCTCTTAATTTTGAAGTAGAAATGGATGCTGTTTCTTTATTAAATGAAGCAGTAGATGTTTTAATTTCTAAGATTGGTACAGATAAAAAATTGACCAATCTTTTAATAGATTATTCGTTAGATAAAACAGATGATGATAAATCTTGGGATATTTCTAGAGATTTAAGCGAGTTTGCAAGAATCTTGTTAAATGAAGATGATGTACAGCATTTTAGAAGTCTTGCAGATAAAAAATTAGAAGATTTTACCAATTTAAAAACAAAGCTTTATCATCAGCAAAAGGAATTAAAAGATTCCATCAAAAAAGTTGGAGAAGAATGTCTTCAATTAATTGAAAATAATGATTTAGAGCATAAAAATTTTATGCGAGGAACGATTCCTAAGTTCTTTGCTGATTTAAGTGTGAAGTCTGTAGGTATCGATTTCATCAAACGAAGTGAAACGATTAAGAAGGCGATAGATAATAATCAATATTATTCAAAGTCAACTGTTGATGCTATTGCAGCCTCGATAGATCAAATTGTTCCAGATATTGTTCGTTTATTTAAGGATGCTGAGGTAATTTATCAGCAATTTTCTATGAATAAGTTGGCCTTAAAAAGCATCATTCCTTTAGCAGTTTTAAATAATATCAATTCAGAGTTAGAGCAGATAAAAGAAGACAATAATATTCGATTGAATGCAGAATTTAATCAGCTAATTTCTGATAATATAAAAGATCAGCCGGCTCCTTTTATTTACGAAAGAATAGGACAACGTTTTCAGCATTATTTTATAGATGAAATGCAGGATACTTCTGTGTTGCAATGGCAAAATTTAGTTCCTTTAATAGACAATACCTTAGCGCAAGAAAATAGTAATTTATTGTTGGTTGGCGATGGTAAGCAAGCTATTTATAGATGGCGTGGCGGAAAAGCAGAACAGTTTATAGAACTGGGTTCAGATAGAGTGAATCCTTTTCATGTTTCTAAAGAAATTAAAAATTTAGAAACTAATTTTAGGAGTTATTCAGAGGTTATCAATTTTAATAATTCGTTTTTTCAACATACGGCAAATTTTATTCAAAATGAATCGTATAAAAATATTTTTATAGAAGGCAATAAGCAAATAGAAAATGCTAAAAAAGGTGGTTTAGTATCGCTGACTTTCCTTGAGAAAAATGAAGATAAAGAACTTGAAAAAGTAAAATATCCGCAGAAAGTTTTAGAGAAAATACTTCAATTAAAAGAACAGTATTCTTTGAGTGAAATTTGCGTATTAACACGTACCCGAAAAGATGGGGTTGCGGTGGCAAATTATTTATCAGAAAAGGGAATTGATATTGTTTCATCAGAAACCTTACTGCTTAAAAACAGTGCAAAAGTAACTTTTATTGTTGATGTTTTAAAAGTTTTACAAAACCCTAGTGATGAGGAAACACGTTTTGAAATGCTGTATTTTTTACATCAACATTTACAAATAGAAAAACCTAAACATGTCTTTTTTAATGAATTTGCAAAAGCGGATAATCAGACTATTTTAGAATCTTTAAAAAAACTTGATGTATCGTTTAATATTTCGGCATTTCATCAATTGCCATTTTATGAGAAAATAGAAGAAATTATTAGAGGTTTTAATTTAATAAATTCTTCGGATGCATATATTCAATTTTTTCTAGATGTTGTTTTAGAGCAGCAAAGAAACGGAACTGATATTGGTGAGTTTTTAGAGTTTTGGGAACTTAAAAAAGAACGCTTAAGTATTGTTGCTCCAGAAAGTGCCGGTGCGGTTCAGATTATGACCATTCATAAATCAAAAGGATTAGAATTCCCTGTGGTTATTTTTCCTTGTGATGTTGATATATATAGACAGATAAAACCAAAATCTTGGTTAAATCAATTGCCAGAATCCTATGATGGTTTTGATGAGTTGCTAGTAGATTACAGCAAGAGTTTAAGTATTGTTAGTGAAAGAGGTTTAGATATTTATAATAAACAACGAGAAGAATTAGAGTTAGATAATTTTAATCTATTGTATGTTACTTTAACAAGGGCTGTAGAACAATTACACGTTATTACAGATAAAAAAATATCCTCTAAAGGAGAAGAAAATACCAATTTTTATTCAGGTGTTTTTATCAATTACTTAAAACAACAAAACCTTTGGAATGACAACCTCTCTGAGTATTCTTTTGGTGATGAAAACCGAGTTAGTGTAAAAAAAGAAGAAGGCTCGGTTGCAGAAATTCATGAGAAATTTATTTCAACTCCTTGGCAAGAACATAATATTGTTTTGTTAGCAAATTCTTCTAAGTTATGGAATACAGAGCAAGGAAAAGCGATTGATTTCGGGAATTTATTTCATGAAATTTTATCCAAAATCATTACATCAAAAGATGTTGAAAAAGTAATTTCCATTTATTATCAACAAGGTGTAATAAATAATGAGCAACAATCATTTATTTCAAAAAGTATTTTCAATATTGTAAATCATCCTAAATTAGAACTTTATTTTTCAGAAAAAGTTAGAGTTTTTAATGAAAGAGAAATTGTTGACATAGACAATCAGATTATTATTTTAGATAGATTGATTTTTGTAGAAGATAAAAAAGTAGTTATCATAGATTATAAGACAGGTAATCCTTTATCAGAACATCATCAACAATTATTAAGATATGAAAGAACTTTAAAATCTATGAATTTTACAGTAGATAAAAAATTACTGATATATATAAATGATAGAATTGATGTTGTTGAAGTGTAG
- a CDS encoding OmpA family protein, giving the protein MKRLRIAVIALFTLVTVGNVNAQDENNPWAVGFGVNVVDFYNGDDFSDQLKDLVGNGDWNILPSISRITGEKYLDKGFSLQLAGSLNKIEKYRNSDDVVDFLYWGVDAVVKYDLNNLVGQTGWFDPYVYLGGGYTSVDSSGEGMINGGVGFNTWFNDNLGLNFQTGTKKGFSDKVRAHYQTSLGLVIKFGGTDTDGDGVYDKDDACPEEAGLAEFNGCPDADGDGVKDSDDACPNVAGLAAMNGCPDSDGDGVADKDDMCPNAKGTKANKGCPDADGDGVADKDDKCPSVAGPSANAGCPWPDTDGDGVLDKDDKCPEFAGVASNNGCPEDAMTAEQIAALAGFSKEILFSTDSAKINKASAGKLDKVYDLISSVDNVIFVIEGYADSRGAEAYNVYLSERRAESAKAYLVKKGFDANRLETVGQGEKNPVASNNTSLGRSKNRRVVIQLSDK; this is encoded by the coding sequence ATGAAACGATTAAGAATAGCTGTGATAGCTTTGTTTACGTTGGTAACAGTTGGTAACGTAAACGCACAAGATGAAAACAACCCGTGGGCTGTAGGTTTTGGTGTAAACGTAGTAGATTTTTACAATGGAGATGACTTTAGTGATCAACTAAAAGATTTAGTAGGAAATGGAGATTGGAACATTTTACCATCTATTTCTAGAATTACTGGAGAAAAATATTTAGACAAAGGTTTTTCTTTACAGTTAGCTGGGTCTTTAAATAAAATTGAAAAATATAGAAACAGTGATGATGTAGTTGATTTCCTTTATTGGGGGGTAGATGCAGTTGTAAAGTATGACTTAAATAACTTAGTTGGTCAAACAGGTTGGTTTGATCCTTATGTATATTTAGGTGGAGGTTATACTTCTGTAGATTCTAGTGGAGAAGGGATGATTAATGGAGGTGTTGGTTTTAACACTTGGTTTAATGATAACTTAGGATTAAACTTCCAAACAGGAACTAAAAAAGGTTTTTCTGATAAAGTAAGAGCACATTACCAAACTTCTTTAGGTTTAGTAATTAAATTTGGTGGAACTGATACAGACGGAGACGGAGTATATGATAAAGATGATGCTTGTCCAGAAGAAGCTGGTTTAGCAGAATTTAATGGTTGTCCAGATGCGGATGGTGATGGAGTAAAAGATTCTGATGATGCTTGTCCTAATGTAGCAGGTTTAGCAGCTATGAATGGTTGTCCTGATTCTGACGGTGACGGAGTTGCTGATAAAGATGATATGTGTCCTAATGCTAAAGGAACTAAAGCTAACAAAGGTTGTCCAGATGCAGATGGAGATGGCGTTGCTGATAAAGATGATAAATGTCCTTCAGTTGCAGGACCATCAGCTAATGCAGGATGTCCTTGGCCAGATACTGACGGAGACGGAGTTTTAGATAAAGATGATAAATGTCCTGAGTTTGCAGGAGTTGCTTCTAATAATGGTTGTCCAGAAGACGCTATGACAGCAGAGCAAATTGCAGCTTTAGCAGGATTTTCAAAAGAAATTTTATTTTCTACAGACAGTGCAAAAATTAATAAAGCATCTGCAGGTAAATTAGACAAAGTTTATGACTTAATTAGTTCTGTAGACAATGTAATCTTTGTAATAGAAGGTTATGCTGATAGTAGAGGAGCAGAAGCTTACAACGTATACTTATCTGAAAGAAGAGCAGAATCTGCTAAAGCATATTTAGTGAAAAAAGGTTTTGACGCTAATAGATTAGAAACAGTTGGTCAAGGAGAGAAAAATCCTGTTGCATCTAACAATACTAGTTTAGGAAGAAGTAAAAATAGAAGAGTAGTTATTCAGTTATCTGATAAATAA
- the atpD gene encoding F0F1 ATP synthase subunit beta: protein MSTITGKVSQIIGPVIDVEFNTDNELPKIYDSLEIKKADGSILVLEVQQHIGEDTVRTISMDATDGLSRGTEVVATGNPIQMPIGNDIYGRLFNVTGDAIDGLGDLKKEGKDGLPIHRSAPKFEDLSVSTEVLFTGIKVIDLIEPYAKGGKIGLFGGAGVGKTVLIQELINNIAKGHGGLSVFAGVGERTREGNDLLREMLESGIIKYGDDFMHSMEEGGWDLSKVDKPGMRGSKATFVFGQMNEPPGARARVALSGLTIAEYFRDGAGESEGKDVLFFVDNIFRFTQAGSEVSALLGRMPSAVGYQPTLATEMGAMQERITSTKKGSITSVQAVYVPADDLTDPAPATTFAHLDATTVLSRKIAELGIYPAVDPLDSTSRILSAEILGDEHYNTATAVKEILQRYKELQDIIAILGMEELSEEDKLVVHRARRVQRFLSQPFHVAEQFTGIPGVLVDIKDTIKGFNMIMDGELDKYPEAAFNLRGSIQDAIDAGEKMLAEA from the coding sequence ATGTCTACTATAACAGGTAAAGTTTCACAAATTATTGGGCCAGTAATTGATGTTGAATTCAATACGGATAATGAACTTCCTAAAATTTACGATTCGTTAGAAATCAAAAAAGCTGACGGCTCTATTTTAGTATTAGAGGTACAACAGCATATTGGAGAAGATACAGTTAGAACTATCTCAATGGATGCTACTGATGGATTAAGCAGAGGTACTGAAGTTGTAGCTACAGGTAACCCTATTCAAATGCCAATTGGTAACGATATCTATGGTCGTTTGTTTAATGTAACTGGAGATGCAATTGATGGTTTAGGTGATTTGAAAAAAGAAGGTAAAGATGGTTTGCCAATTCACAGATCTGCACCTAAGTTTGAAGACTTATCAGTATCTACAGAAGTTTTATTTACAGGTATAAAAGTAATCGACTTAATTGAACCTTATGCAAAAGGAGGTAAAATTGGATTATTTGGAGGAGCAGGAGTAGGTAAGACTGTATTAATTCAAGAGTTAATTAACAATATTGCAAAAGGACATGGTGGTTTATCAGTTTTTGCAGGTGTTGGTGAAAGAACTCGTGAAGGAAACGATTTACTTCGTGAAATGTTAGAATCTGGAATTATCAAATATGGTGATGACTTTATGCATTCTATGGAAGAAGGCGGATGGGATTTATCTAAAGTAGATAAACCAGGAATGAGAGGTTCTAAAGCAACTTTTGTTTTCGGTCAAATGAATGAGCCACCTGGAGCACGTGCACGTGTTGCTTTATCTGGTTTAACAATTGCAGAATATTTTAGAGATGGAGCAGGAGAATCAGAAGGAAAAGATGTACTTTTCTTTGTAGATAATATTTTCCGTTTTACACAAGCAGGTTCTGAGGTGTCAGCACTTTTAGGACGTATGCCATCAGCGGTAGGTTACCAACCAACATTGGCAACTGAAATGGGGGCAATGCAAGAGCGTATTACATCAACTAAAAAAGGATCTATTACCTCTGTACAAGCAGTTTATGTACCTGCAGATGATTTAACAGATCCAGCGCCAGCAACAACGTTTGCGCATTTAGATGCAACAACTGTATTGTCTCGTAAGATTGCAGAGTTAGGTATTTATCCTGCAGTAGATCCTTTAGATTCTACTTCAAGAATTTTATCTGCAGAAATTTTAGGTGATGAGCATTATAATACTGCAACAGCTGTAAAAGAAATTTTACAACGTTATAAAGAATTACAAGATATTATTGCCATTTTAGGAATGGAAGAATTATCTGAAGAAGATAAATTAGTAGTTCATAGAGCTAGACGTGTACAACGTTTCTTATCTCAACCTTTCCACGTAGCTGAACAATTTACTGGTATACCAGGGGTTTTAGTTGATATTAAAGACACTATTAAAGGTTTTAATATGATTATGGATGGTGAGTTAGATAAATACCCTGAAGCTGCATTTAACTTAAGAGGATCAATTCAAGATGCAATTGATGCTGGAGAGAAAATGTTAGCAGAAGCATAA
- a CDS encoding FoF1 ATP synthase subunit delta/epsilon, with product MFLEIVTPEAILFSAKIDSLSVPGENGEFQMLNNHAPVVSNLKEGIVKIHVHSKEHLEFDQFKGHYEIHIDDDNILTIAIKSGTLELKDNKVIILAD from the coding sequence ATGTTTTTAGAAATTGTAACACCAGAAGCTATATTATTTTCAGCAAAAATTGACTCATTGTCAGTTCCTGGAGAGAATGGTGAGTTTCAAATGTTAAATAATCACGCGCCAGTTGTTTCTAACTTAAAGGAAGGAATAGTTAAAATTCATGTTCATAGTAAAGAACACTTAGAATTTGATCAATTTAAAGGACATTATGAAATTCATATAGATGATGATAATATTCTAACTATTGCAATTAAATCTGGAACTTTAGAATTAAAAGATAATAAAGTAATTATTTTAGCAGATTAA